TCTcaaacttattttaatttaaataaaaggaataaTAACACGCGCTCAGGTTTTAAAGTGGGCTGAATGGTGCTTTTGTTGTCCATAAGTTGTGGTCAGCATATAGTTAACAAAAGAGGAGGAAGCATAAAgggaatacattttttttaagtggcaggTAATTGCAAATGCAACTTTTCAAACTGAAAACTTGCATTTGCTGCGCCACACCACTACAAcaatcttttatttttacattaatgtCGCACAAGGTTCAGTTTCTTTTGCACAAAAAGTAGCTGGTAGAAATGTTCTTTAAAGAgctgctttttacttttttactttgaGCCATTTGAGTATctcttttacttgagtaaagaagtggAGTACTTTTTTTACACAAGTatctgtacttttgccacctTTGGAAATAAAACTCTACAACCAAGTAACAGAAAGGGAACTTAGTCGTAGCATTCTGGAGCCCATGTAGTTGCTAAagagaaaatgtaaattttctCAATTTAACAATTTGATATCttttctattgtgaataaaatgattGCATCATGTTTTACTACAGAATCACAACATTTTTGGAGATTCTTAAGACACCATCCATACAGAATTTATGTGTGATATGTGAGCGATAAGGAAATGTGAATTTAGAATAGGCGACTCCAGGggcagtgtgcgtgtgtgtgtgtgtgtgtgtgtgtgtgtgtgtgtgtgtgtgtgtgtgtgtgtgtgtgtgtgtgtgtgtgtgtgtgtgaactcaCTGGTATCTGTGTTAATCTGACGGAAGAGATCCCTCGGCTTATAGCACTGAGCTGCTCAGCCTGCATTAATCTTCTTAATAGGGTCAAAACTCTGATCCAAAAATATCATCTAATGCCTTCACACAGCCAGAGACCACCCCACCAACCTCATCCCAGGAGCATAACACAGGGTCCATCATGCAAGGTCAACCATACTTACTGGGCCTTAAAGGAAGAGAGTGCTTTATGCTAGTTCTTCACACACAAAGGGAAGTTAACAGGAATTAGTGCACACTGGTGAGCAAACATCTGTGCTCAGCTGTAAATTTATTCTTGTGATCACAAATGTTCTTCAGTAAAGCGCAGTTTGTGTCAAAGCCTACAATGCATCATTTAGAGGAGATACATTTCAATTAGTTTACAGGAATTAAGTGGAATTGAAACAACTTTTAACAAAGTGTAAATcttgcattttgttttaatagtttttactacatattattttattccGATGTTTAGATTTGGACAAAGCTGTTAAAACAGACCCAATTTGCTGGAAATGAGTTGGCGAGTACATTTGAGAGAGCCCCCATGACTTGTCACGCTGTGCATGTGTGAAGGTTacattttgcttcagttttcctGAATAAGTTGATATTGTTTTGTGGAAACACTGCATGTGTCTCACACATGTTCAGTGACTGTGGCTCGTATAGCATACACTcgtttttattaaaacagaaacatttcacCAAATGAACGCAGCTCTCAAAGTTAAATGTTGGACATAAATATACATGTTTTTTCATCTGACCAGCAAAGGATTGGGTTGCAATTAAGCCAGATCGGCCTTGACATCTGTTCATGTTTACACACATGTGAAAAAGTCACGAGGGATAGCTTACTTAAAGTTACTGGTCATTGCAACATGCATGACCATAGCTTGGATGTAAATCCCTGTGCTGTCTCTCTGTTGTGTGCTGGGCTTTCCAGTGAGCATTAAAGGATCATATGTAACAAGGACTTGTGAGTTTTTCTCAACATGATATCCTGAATATTAATAGCATGGTAAAAATGGTTACCCACCATGCATTAACATTGGCCCATATGAAACCTTTGTTTTACGATGTCCTGTCATAGTCAGGGACACAAgatattttgttttcactgttctGTATATTTGAAGTATTTATCACTTCCATTTCCATTAaatatttgttcatttattgtctatttttcttttttactaccGGTAGTTTTTGAGCTATAAGCACATATGtcctattttttttccccacaaatgCTGGGATATGTAATACAGAATGCTAGAGTGAAAAAACATAGTTACATTAGTATTGAAGCAGTGATCGTTGCAGAGTTGGCAGTGGGAGATGGAAGGCTGTGCTGGTTGAGAATGGAGGCTTTGGTTTCTCTGCCCTTGTCACTCTGTCATCACTCTTTCTACTCCTCTGATGTCGAACATGTGAGAGTTGCTAAAAATCAATTATTGATTGTGATAGTGTAAGTAACTCAGATATGGATacgacctgtgtgtgtgtttgtgtaccgGTTTTCCTATCTTAGTGGGGACCAAATCTGAAATTTTACTTAAAACTTACTTAAATttgagtttgaaggcatttttcacactcaaaatgtggttttacagTCAAGGTTACAActgggttatggttaggtttagggaaaGGGTTAGAGTTAGGCATGCAATTTGGATGGTTAATATCAATGAGATGTCCCCACGAGGATAGCAACaacagacgtgtgtgtgtgtgtgtgtgtgtgtgtgtgtgtgtgtgtgtgtgtgtgtgtgtgtgtgtgtgtgtgtgtgtgtgtgtctgtatggcCCAAGTCAAGCATGGAGAAATCTGAGGATCTAATTGCAATGTTCCACTCTAGAAAGCTTTGAGTACCTCACTCAGATTCCTGACAGACAACTTATGATATGCATGGTTTGGGAAACAATCTAactcatgcatgcacacacaaacacacacacacacatgcaaaattaACAATATTGAGAATGAGTTTGCTTTCCACTGCTGACTTTGTTTTTCTGcggtcggtgtgtgtgtgtgtgtgtgtgtgtgtgtgtgtgtgtgtgtgtgtgtgtgtgtgtgtgtgtgtgtgtgtgtgtgtgtgtgcgcatcgTTATGCCTGTACCCTTTGCCGCAGCTCTAGTTTCTACTCAAGCATAAGGTTACCTAAAGTAGTCCATGAGAGGCTGACCATTCTGATCCCAAGTGAAAAGTTGGTAAAGCGGCTGGACTTGTGCAGGACCCTTTTTCTCTTActcttgtttttattctttgatGCCGATGGTATAAAAACCTCTTGCAAAGGAAGGTAAAAGTTTGTTGCTTGTTTGATATGCTTTGTGTGAGTCTGTTTGGGAATATTGTTGCTATTGATTACTTTGTTCATTCCTCAACATTAAAGGGTCCGGGAAGCAGATTTGACTTTAGAGTGGTTGCAACATATTTAACTGTATATCATATGTCTTCCTTTAGATTCTACCCTGGTTTAGGAATAAACAGAATGCCAAACTGAGAAAATTGCCCTAATTTGTGCTTTGTGAATCAGTCATCTAATAATTTAGTGTGCAATAATGTAAATGAACACTATAAGTACATTTAGTTTGGGGCAGAAAACGTTGATAAAATGGTTTGGCAGGTCTATGTCAATGATTTCTGAGTATTAAGTTGACAGTTGAGCCTGATTTTCAGATTCTGTTTCAAGATCATTAGAAAGTCCCAATTGAGGAAACTGACCTTGTTCCAGTCAGGAGGTCTCAGGAGGAAATGAGACTTCCATTGTATGATTtaccagtttgtgtttttcatatCGTATGATTCAGCACATGATTTTAACATTTTGCAATCCTAAAGAATTATTTAGGTCTTGTTCATCcttgtttcatattttattcCTGTGAAAGACAGTAGTCACCATGATGCTTTTCTGTGTCCCATTTTTTTGCCTGATTTTGATCGAtcagactcttttttttttgtcgggGTCCTCTCTCATCATCCTGTCTATCCATCCACCCACCTATCAAGTCCCATTCTGTCTCATTGACACATTCCCTTTTTTTTGCAATGCTGTCCTCATCCCATCCACCCACATCCACTTCCCCAATAATTTTCATATCATCCTCGTtattctcgctctctctttgtCTCCCAGGAGGATTGGTATCACTGGCTCTGGTTTTAGGTGGTGACTCATCTCTGGAGTCTTTAATTAAACATCTGCAGGCTTTAGCACCCATTCACACAgttacacacatgcatgcacacccacacacacacacctatacaGTACAAccccacacaggcacacacaccgACAGGCACAAATACACCTTTCACACAACCTCACTATTTCATACTATGTGAATGCTgatgaaaaaacacacacaggtaaatacaaatataaagagCAAAGCTGGAACAGAGCTTATTTTTACAGCTAAGACCAAAGATATGGCACAGTGGAGTTTAAATGTGAGCCTTGGCGTCTGGTAGAAACTAGGCTCATGCTATCACTGCACAGTCAGTTAATTATGCACTAATGTATGCAGAGTCCCAGTTACCTCGGACTGTCCTCCTTTCCTACAACCCTCGGGGTCATGACAGGTTGTGCAGCTCTCAtcccttttctttcatttcaggTTGTTTGTTAAAATAACTTCAGTGTCCAGTATATGCACTGGTTAGTATGTATTGCTAACTAGTATTACTTATTTAAAGGAATAGTAGTAAAGTTTATGTCAACAATTTGATAATGATTTGATCAGTCAGAGATATGTGAACATGTAAGGGTCAGGCCCTACTGTAGCTACCCTTGAGTTGCTCTCCTATTTAATGTCTGCTGTTTTCAAAGTTGCTTGACCCATCGCAGTGCCACTGCCACAGCAGGCAAAAGAAAGAACCAGCAAAGAATTTACTagtttttgttctttctctcccccATGTTCTAGCTGTATTGCTGGTAGATAACGTTGCTGGTTcccagtttcttttcttttcatcttaAACTATGTCTCTCACTTTCTGTTTCCAAATAATTCTCCAAGAAACTAGCATTTGTGTTTATCATATTCTAATGACCTGATGCTTGCCTTGGTGAGCTCTGCACAgctaacagaaacacactgaTAATCTTTGTCTCTTCTCTTCAACTCTACAGGagctggatttttaaaaaacaagttgAAGGAGTTTTTGTATTTACGTCAGTCACACTGTAGCCTGAATGCTCTGCTACGCTGCTGGAGCTGCTGACTCTGGTGTGTGAACCTCCCATCTGTCAGTCTGTGTGTTGCACTGGCTGAACCAAAGCCATGGAGGTGGCCTTGGTAGACTTTGAGAGCCTGGATGACCTTGCTGGCAACCTTGGAGATGAGGTGGACACCTATGCTGATGAGACCACAGCTCTCACAGTGGACATGCCCCCAGAGCACAGCAGCCCAACCAGCAGCTACCATCTAAGAGCCACAGACCTAACACCTACACCTTCCCACTGCAGCCCTATACCCCCATACATTTGGGAATCGACCTCATCTTCACCCATTCCGCAGACACTTACAGTACCACAGTCCCCGACGATGCCAACTCCAACTAGAAAGGGGCGTAGCAGCTGTGCTAGCATGATCTCAAACTTTAAACTGCTGCTAAGCAGTGAGGGCAGCAAGGAAAGTGAGATGATCTTTAACCGGCTTGCTAAGGAGTGCTGTGAGGATCTCTTTGTTGATAAACGAGGCTTGGATGATGGAGATCAGAAAGTCATCATCAACATTGCCGGTCTTCGTTTTGAGACGCAGCTTAAAACACTGGACCAGTTTCCTGAGACACTTCTAGGGGACCCTTTGAAGAGGATGGAATACTTTGATCCAATGAGGAACGAGTACTTCTTTGATCGGAACAGACCCAGCTTTGATGGAATTTTATATTACTACCAGTCAGGAGGTAAAGTTAGGCGACCAGCTAACGTTCCCCTCGATGTGTTTGCAGATGAAATTCTGTTCTATGAGCTTGGAAACGAGGCTATGGAGCAGttcagagaagaagaaggattCTTAAAAGACGTTGAGATTCCTCTTCCTAGTAATGATGTGTACAGACAATTCTGGCTGCTGTTTGAGTACCCAGAGAGCTCCAATGCAGCACGAGGTGTAGCGCTGGTGTCCGTCCTTGTCATCGTcatatccattattattttctgCATGGAAACACTACCAGAATTCAGAGATGAGACCGACCCA
This region of Maylandia zebra isolate NMK-2024a linkage group LG20, Mzebra_GT3a, whole genome shotgun sequence genomic DNA includes:
- the kcna10a gene encoding potassium voltage-gated channel subfamily A member 10 produces the protein MEVALVDFESLDDLAGNLGDEVDTYADETTALTVDMPPEHSSPTSSYHLRATDLTPTPSHCSPIPPYIWESTSSSPIPQTLTVPQSPTMPTPTRKGRSSCASMISNFKLLLSSEGSKESEMIFNRLAKECCEDLFVDKRGLDDGDQKVIINIAGLRFETQLKTLDQFPETLLGDPLKRMEYFDPMRNEYFFDRNRPSFDGILYYYQSGGKVRRPANVPLDVFADEILFYELGNEAMEQFREEEGFLKDVEIPLPSNDVYRQFWLLFEYPESSNAARGVALVSVLVIVISIIIFCMETLPEFRDETDPVVPTAVQPFNQTVGPPGVKPTTFSDPFFIIETACIGWFFFELCVRFVVCPSKREFFHNLMNIIDIISIIPYFVTVITELATTPAESSGQNMSLAILRIIRLVRVFRIFKLSRHSKGLQILGQTLKASMRELGLLIFFLFIGVILFSSAIYFAEVDEPNTVFVSIPDGFWWAVVTMTTVGYGDMCPITMGGKMVGTLCAIAGVLTIALPVPVIVSNFNYFYHREAEAEDKLPLADAVEKAIKDTTQGSNTSLNKANGIWQSDKGN